accatacagtgtaccgtgtaccatacagtgtaccatacagtgtaccatacagtgtaccatacagtgtaccgtgtaccatacagtgtaccatacagtgtaccatacagtgtaccgtgtaccatacagtgtaccatacagtgtaccatacagtgtaccgtgtaccatacagtgtaccatacagtgtaccatacagtgtaccatacagtgtaccatacagtgtaccatacagtgtaccatacagtgtaccatacagtgtaccatacagtgtaccgtgtaccatacagtgtaccatacagtgtaccgtgtaccatacagtgtaccgtgtaccatacagtgtaccatacagtgtaccatacagtgtaccgtgtaccatacagtgtaccatacagtgtaccatacagtgtaccgtgtaccatacagtgtaccatacagtgtaccatacagtgtaccatacagtgtaccatacagtgtaccatacagtgtaccgtgtaccatacagtgtaccgtgtaccatacagtgtaccgtgtaccatacagtgtaccatacagtgtaccgtgtaccatacagtgtaccatacagtgtaccatacagtgtaccgtgtaccatacagtgtaccatacagtgtaccatacagtgtaccgtgtaccatacagtgtaccgtgtaccatacagtgtaccatacagtgtaccatacagtgtaccatacagtgtaccatacagtgtaccatacagtgtaccatacagtgtaccatacagtgtaccatacagtgtaccatacagtgtaccgtgtaccatacagtgtaccgtgtaccatacagtgtaccatacagtgtaccatacagtgtaccgtgtaccatacagtgtaccgtgtaccatacagtgtaccgtgtaccatacagtgtaccgtgtaccatacagtgtaccgtgtaccatacagtgtaccatacagtgtaccgtgtaccatacagtgtaccgtgtaccatacagtgtaccatacagtgtaccgtgtaccatacagtgtaccgtgtaccatacagtgtaccgtgtaccatacagtgtaccgtgtaccatacagtgtaccgtgtaccatacagtgtaccgtgtaccatacagtgtaccgtgtaccatacagtgtaccgtgtaccatacagtgtaccgtgtaccatacagtgtaccatacagtgtaccatacagtgtaccatacagtgtaccatacagtgtaccgtgtaccatacagtgtaccatacagtgtaccatacagtgtaccgtgtaccatacagtgtaccatacagtgtaccatacagtgtaccatacagtgtaccgtgtaccatacagtgtaccatacagtgtaccgtgtaccatacagtgtaccatacagtgtaccgtgtaccatacagtgtaccatacagtgtaccatacagtgtaccgtgtaccatacagtgtaccgtgtaccatacagtgtaccatacagtgtaccgtgtaccatacagtgtaccgtgtaccatacagtgtaccgtgtaccatacagtgtaccatacagtgtaccatacagtgtaccgtgtaccatacagtgtaccatacagtgtaccatacagtgtaccatacagtgtaccatacagtgtaccatacagtgtaccatacagtgtaccatacagtgtaccgtgtaccatacagtgtaccgtgtaccatacagtgtaccgtgtaccatacagtgtaccatacagtgtaccgtgtaccatacagtgtaccatacagtgtaccatacagtgtaccatacagtgtaccgtgtaccatacagtgtaccatacagtgtaccatacagtgtaccatacagtgtaccatacagtgtaccgtgtaccatacagtgtaccgtgtaccatacagtgtaccatacagtgtaccatacagtgtaccatacagtgtaccgtgtaccatacagtgtaccatactgTGTACCATGCACCATGCATTGTACCATACatcatacagtgtaccatacatcatacagtgtaccatacatcatacagtgtaccatacattCTACGGTGCACCGTGCTCCATACATCATAcggtgtaccgtgtaccatacagtgtaccgtgtaccacacatcctacagtgtactgtgtaccatacagtgtaccgtgtaccatacggtgtaccgtgtaccatacagtgtaccgtgtaccacacATCCTACAGTGTACCGCgtaccatacagtgtacagtgtaccatcagtgtacgatacagtgtaccatgtaccatacagtgtaccatacagtgtaccatgtaccatacagtgtaccgtgtaccatacagtgtaccatgtaccatacagtgtaccatacagtgcaccatgtaccatacagtgtaccatacagtgcacCATGTACCATACAGTGCACCATGTACcttacagtgtaccatacagtgcacCATGTACCATGCAGTGTgccatacagtgtaccatgtaccatacagtgtaccatacagtgtaccatgtaccataccgtgtaccatacagtgtaccatgtaccataccgtgtaccatacagtgcaCCATGtgccatacagtgtaccatacagtgcaccatgtaccatacagtgtaccatacagtgtaccatgtaccatacagtgtaccatacagtgcaccatgtaccatacagtgtaccatacagtgtaccatacagtgtaccatgtaccatacagtgtaGCCTGTGtctcagtgtttgtgtgtgtcgtcaCACGAAGCCACCATCTTTCCCACCACCATGttcaccctctctcctttcccattTGCATACCTAACCCTTTCCACCCCGCGCCCCCCGCGCGCCCTTCCCCAGGAGTGTCAGGCGTGGTGGAGCTGTGTGCGCGAGGGTGCATTGTCTTTCTGGCGAATGCAGCCgctaaaggggggtggggggtaatggGGTAGTTTGGTCAATGCAGCATTAACAACAcctgttcactttttttttgtgtctctctctccctttttttttttttttccatcttggttacagttgcatagtttctttttttgcgtgtgtgtgtgtgggtattcaATAGAGCCctgctttcttcttctctttttttcttccttctccttctccttctctttccttctttctttcttttctcttggtCCCTCTTGAGGCTGGGAGGGGaaaggtgtggtgggaggagggaagggaaagaaaggggggtaaggggggtttTGCAGTAGGGAAAGGGGtatggaatggggggggggatgttatctCACCTTATTTCCCAGGGGTTTGAGTAGGGgttgttgaaggggggggggttgtaaataGGGGGTTGTTGAAGTGGGGTTGTAGATATGCAGTGATTGCACGCTTCGCCCTACGTGGGAAATGTCACATACTTTTTTGGTTTGGTGTCTTTACCCCATCCATgatgacccccccttccccccttgttCTCAATTGaggtcaaatatatataaatatatatatataaatatatattctctatgGCAATTACCTGTCGTGAAGAGgttgttatatacatacatacaacacacctGTTGTGCGTTGTATCGAAGTCATGAAGTTACAACTCGAAGCGAAAAGACGTGACCATTTTCGTTCATTTGCTTTCTTATTAATAGAAGTAATATTATAGAAATGACTCAATTGCTATCTAATCTATATCACAGGACGAGGTTGTTTGACAGTAGGTGGAGTTTCCCCACACCAACGAGGGGCAaagaaggtatgtatatatatatataaattcatctgAATGACCACGAAACAATTTGAAAATCTTCGTTAGTTCACGGAACTTTTATCACAAGGGTGTACACAGCACAGCAGGTGTTCGGGTCAATATAATGCCATGAGCCCATAGCATAAACCTCTATaccacatatataacatatatatatatatatatatatatatatatatatatatatatatatatatatatatatgcaatggaccacgccccccctaccccctctcactctctctctctctctctctctctctctctctctctctctctctctctctctctctgcgcgcgcgcgcacttagGGTCGCAAACCACGCGTCTCCCGCAATGCAACTTGGCGCTTGGTGCAGGACGTGGGaaatggagaggagggagaaggagggaatgggggaaatgggggggaagaaagaataaaggatatgggttggggagggagaggagaaggaggaggggtaggggtgggtggtggagggtgtgagggagggagggagggtgtgagggagggaggggtgtgtggagggagggagggagtgagggagtgagggagggagggagggagggagctgcatTATATGTCCAGGCAAATATGCAACCATCACTGCAGAGTGAGCAGGTCCTCCGTATGGAGCGGAAGGTCTCGAAGAACACCACCTCCTCGAAGAACATCACCCCCTAGAAGAACACCCCCTCTCGAAGAACACCCCCCTCGAAGAACACACCCCCTCGAAGAACACACCTCGAAGAACACCCCCCTCGAAGAACACCCCCATCGAAGAACATCCCCATCGAAGAACATCACCCCTCGAAGAACACCTCTCGAAGAACATCCACCCCCTCGAAGAACATCCCCTCGAAGAACATCCCCTCGAAGAACATCCCCTCCTCGAAGAACATCCTCTCGAAGAACATCCCCTTCGAAGAACACCCATCGAAGAACACCCCCTCGAAGAACACCTCTCGAAGAACATCCACCCCCTCGAAGAACACCCCTCGAAAAAAACCACCCCCTCGAAGAACACACCCCGAAGAACACCCTCCTCGAAGAACACGCCTCGAAGAACACCACCCTCTCGAAGAACACATCTCGAAGGACACCCCCTCGAAGAACACCCCCTCGAAGTACACTCTCTCGAAGAACATCCCCTCGAAGAACACCCTCTCGAAGAACACCCTCCTCGAAGAACACGCCTCGAAGAACACCACCCTCTCGAAGAACACACCTCGAAGAACACCACCACTCGAAGAACACCCTCTCGAAGAACACCCCATCGAAGAACACCCCCTCGAAGAACACCCTCTCGAAGAACACCCCCCTTGAAGAACACCCCCTTAAACTATTCAGGTTAGTCGGATGCATTGGTGATATTGTGTTCTTCATTAACATAACGTGTTTGTTAGCAAGATCGGCTTCATTAACATAATGTTCTCGTTGTCAAGTGTTCACTCGAGAAGAACACAGCCGCCTACCGTTGAAGAACATATATTGAATCTCGACCAAAAGTTATCACTTTTAACTCAGGTTAAAACGAAAGATGGCGTCTATATAACTATATAATCATATATCCAATTGTGTCTATATAATTATGTATCTAATTGTGTCTATATAATCCTATATCTAATTTGCGTCTATATAACCATATATCTACTTGCGTCTATATGAATATGTCATCATATATCTAATTGCGTCTATATGAATATGTAATCATATATCTCAATGCGTCTATATAGCtatataatcatatattcatacatctaAATTGAAGATTAAGATCGAAATTTCCTCGACACTTAAATAATTTCAAAGTAATCCAGAGAAATTGGGTGTCTATCTAtcgtgggtgggggggagataaAGCTATAATGTAAtatagaccatatatatatatatatatatatataccacaagatcatctatatttctatataaattttctatatttctctcaCCTTAGAGGACTATTATTACACCATTGTCATAATTTCTTAGCCAGGTCAAAGTATATGGTTGTTATATATCGATAGACATGTGGATTTCCACTGAATTCCATTATTGAGTGTAATTGTTGTATAGGAATACACTTACACATGCTTGAGTTATCCAAAAAatttggactggttgtgtctgctgatatatatatatatatatatatatatatatatatatatatatatatatatatatatatatatatatatatatatatatatatatttttttttttttttttttttttttgctttgtcgctgtctcccgcgtttgcgaggtagcgcaaggaaacagacgaaagaaatggcctaacccacccccatacacatgccttgattcaatccactgacagcacgtcaaccccggtataccacatcgctccaattcactctattctttgccctcctttcaccctcctgcatgttcaggccccgatcacacaaaatctttttcactccatctttccacctccaatttggtctccctcttctcctcgttccctccacctccgacacatatatcctcttggtcaatctttcctcactcattctctccatgtgaccaaaccatttcaaaacaccctcttctgctctctcaaccacgctctttttatttccacacatctctcttacccttacgttacttactcgatcaaaccacctcacaccacacattgtcctcaaacatctcatttccagcacatccatcctcctgcgcacaactctatccatagtccacgcctcgcaaccatacaacattgttggaaccactattccctcaaacatacccatttttgctttccgagataatgttctcgacttccacacatttttcaaggctcccaaaattttcgccccctcccccaccctatgatccacttccgcttccatggttccatccgctgacagatccactcccagatatctaaaacacttcacttcctccagtttttctccattcaaactcacctcccaattgaattgaccctcaaccctaatgtacctaataaccttgctcttattcacatttactcttaactttcttctttcacacactttaccaaactcagtcaccagcttctgcagtttctcacatgaatcagccaccagcgctgtatcatcagcgaacaacaactgactcacttcccaagctctctcatccccaacagacttcatacttgcccctctttccaaaactcttgcattcacctccctaacaaccccatccataaacaaattaaacaaccatggagacatcacacacccctgccgcaaacctacattcactgagaaccaatcactttcctctcttcctacacgtacacatgccttacatcctcgataaaaacttttcactgcttctaacaacttgcctcccacaccatatattcttaataccttccacagagcatctctatcaactctatcatatgccttctccagatccataaatgctacatacaaatccatttgcttttctaagtatttctcacatacatatatatatatatatatatatatatatatatatatatatatatatatatatatatatatatatatatatatatatatatatatatataaagggcttAAGTAATGATTATTCTCCTCGAACAGCCTCGTTAAAGGTAGGTAGTTCGCGCCCTTGGTTAAGTCACGCCtgcattccttctttcattcgcgaggagggggaggggggtagggaagTTTTCAATAGAAAACGTCGGGCGAATGGTAGAAAACGAGATGTGGCCCCCCCAAGGTACTTTTCAGAGAATGTATAAAAAACGGAAGGAACTTGTGAATTATTAGATTATAGAAAACGGAAGGAACTTATTAAATATTAAATTGGGTCGTTTTGAGGTGAAAATCGAATAATCATTTTTTATCTTTAATCATTTATGactcttttttttacttgtaGGGACGAGATTCTCTTAATTATCAATTATAACTGATAATTATATAAAGACAATAGATAATCTATCGGCTTCGAATAATTACTTCATTGATGATTATCACACTGGAATAATTACTTTGATAATTGATAACCCAAAGCAGTTGATCAATAATTACTTCATTGATAATTATCACACTGGAATAATTACTTTGATAATTGATAACCCAAAGCAGTTGATCAATAATTACTTCATTGATAATCATCGCACTGGAATAATTACTTTGATAATTGATAACCCAAAGCAGTTGATCAATAATTACTTCATTGATAATTATCACACTGGAATAATTACTTTGATAATTGATAACCCAAAGCAGTTGATCAATAATTACTTCATTGATAATCATCACACTGGAATAATTACTTTGATAATTGATAACCCAAAGCAGTTGATCAATAATTACTTCATTGATAATCATCACACTGGAATAATTACTTTGATAATTGATAACCCAAAGCAGTTGATCAATAAACTAATAATATGGCAATATAGCTTGTTCTTGACCCAATCATGTAGTTCTATAAGGTGCTAAAGTCCCATTATATAACATAAGACTTTCGACTTTAGAGTCCCATTTTCCCTCCCAAATATCGGCGATAGAAAACGGTAAGCGGTGTGGTCGCCTACAGGCCATAGATCACGGGCCTGTGATTGGCCCAGAGGACTCTCCCTCTAACCAATGAGAGCCGAGAATGCAGGAGGGTATAGAGGAAGGGAGAATGGTCCTTACGGGCACATAGGGGGGGCAAAAAAGTTGCATACACGCCAacttgcattgtgtgtgtgttcggatcCTTGCATCAACCATAATATATCGTCTTTTAATCATAAAATATCGTATTTAAGGATTGAAATTAAGTCTAATTATTAACTATATATTAAGCTGGATAGATAAACTCAATTATTATTTAATATGGGGTCTTAATGAACGATAATAAAAGGGAAATGAAGTGATTTTCGAATGACCCACTTTTCTTTCAGAGGCTTCGAACACACAAGGGAGACATTGGCTTCGGTGAAAGAAATCTTGGCCTGCATTCATCCTTTCATTCGTGTGGCCAAGTTTTCAATGGTAGATGTGCAACATTCACCTGGGGTTCTCACGGCCCAGGGAAATATGAAGGGGTAGGGGGTTCAGACATAGAAAACGGAGGGTGGTTTCCCCACCATCCAAAGTCATTCGAGGTTAAAGGTAACTCCATAGAAAACGGGAGGGTAGGTAATTGGACAGTGCATTTTCCGTTGTTTATAGATCTACTTATGTATCTAcgtctatatttatctatttatgtatctacctctctctctctctctctctctctctctctctctctctctctctctctctctctctctctctctatatatatatatatatatatatatatatacctgtccaTATCactttaatgataattatgataattatgataattatctgCTATATCGTATATCGTTTTACTACCCCTAATACtacctggtgagagagagagggaaggaatgcACGAATGCACGAATGCACGCctggtgagagagaaagagaaggaatgcACGAATGCAcgcctggtgagagagagagagagggaaggaatgcACGAATGCACGAATGCAcgactagtgagagagagagagaaggaatgcaCGAATGCACGAATGCACGCCTGGTGAGAAAgaaggttttctttctttttcttcttttctttgaccCATGCATTCTGGTTTCGAGAACAAGGGATGTGGGTGTTTTCTTTAcggtaggggggagaggggagggaagagggggagagaggggaggggaaaaaagggggaaaaggtggtggtggtggtgtggaggggggggatgcagtggaaaaaggggggaaaagggggagttgGGAGGATGGTTCAAATTCGCAAAATGAAGGATTAAAATCTTCATCTATTTATcttgtcttcatctctctctctctctctctctctctctctctctctctctctctctctctctctttctctctctctccctctctctctctcttactcacacactctctctttctctctctcactcacacactctctctttctctctctctctctcactcactctctctctctctctctctctctctctctctctctctctctctctcttactctctctcactcacactctctctctctctctctctctctctctctctcactctcactctctttctctctcactcactctctctctctctctctctctctctctctctctctctctctctctctctctctctctaaaaagagTCAGTTCATCTCGCCCAGATCGGGGGCTTCGGATTGGCTCATCTGACGATCCCAGTAGCCAATGAGGGACCAGAATGCAGGAGCAGGGGCAGGGCTGAGTCGTCCTAAGGGTCAAACGCCAGCAAAAAAAGGTTGCATTTTGGCCAACTTGCATTGAGTGTTCGAATGCCTGAACGACTCTGGACCAATGGACCATAAATTCTTATATTTATCGATAAATatgtttattatcatcattattttaagCCTAATGTGTATATTTAAGTAATTTAAGTGAGAATTTAGGAAGGGGTTTGGTTTTAATGAGGGATATTAAAGAGGGggataaaataattataataacactTCATCCAGACAGAAGTTTCGAACACCTGGGGATGAAGGCAGGTACTGGAGACATTGGCTTGGGTGAAAGAAATCTTGGCCTGCATTCATCCTTTCATTCGTGTGGCCAAGTTTTCAATGGTAGATGTGCAACATTCACCTGGGGTTCTCACGGCCCAGCCACTAGACCAGATACAAAGGGTTTGAGGGGAGTTAACGTAGGGAGTGGAAGAAATACTTGAGTCTGGGGTCCCACCCCTCTGGCATAGAAAACGGAGGCTGTTAACCCATGGCAGCTTTAGGTAATGCTAAatggacagtatatatatatatatatatatatatatatatatatatatatatatatatatatatatatatatatatatatatatataaattaatatatatatatatatatataaattaatatatatatatatacatatatatatatataaatatatatatatatatatatatatatatatatatatatatatatatatatatatatatatatatatacacgaagattGCAGTATTCATCTATGACTATTTCTTTCACCCTTCCATCTTCGCTATGaggccaaaggggggggggggcatggcaATTGGGGGGGTCATGGCAATTGGGGGGGTCATGGCAATTGGGGGGGTCATGGCAATTGGGCAGTTCACACTAAC
This genomic interval from Panulirus ornatus isolate Po-2019 chromosome 40, ASM3632096v1, whole genome shotgun sequence contains the following:
- the LOC139761508 gene encoding uncharacterized protein, which gives rise to MKLQLEAKRRPPYGAEGLEEHHLLEEHHPLEEHPLSKNTPLEEHTPSKNTPRRTPPSKNTPIEEHPHRRTSPLEEHLSKNIHPLEEHPLEEHPLEEHPLLEEHPLEEHPLRRTPIEEHPLEEHLSKNIHPLEEHPSKKTTPSKNTPRRTPSSKNTPRRTPPSRRTHLEGHPLEEHPLEVHSLEEHPLEEHPLEEHPPRRTRLEEHHPLEEHTSKNTTTRRTPSRRTPHRRTPPRRTPSRRTPPLKNTPLNYSGGDLHEDLLQLNE